The window ATTCGTTCATTGAAACGGATCGCCCTGATGTGGTCAGAGACTTTGTTCACGACGCGTTCTTTTTTATTAACTTGGCTGAGGCCGCACTTTTTATGGAAGAGCACTATCAGGTTCCGGAAACGGTATTCTGGTCGAAAGTAGCTCATACGATAAGGCAATATCAAGAGCAGCACCCGCAGCTTCAGCAGCGGTTCGAACTTTTTGATTTGTTTGCGGAAACGATTCAGGTCGAACAGTTAACGAAAAGAAGATTGTTTGGCGATTCCGAATTTCGCGTACATGACGTTCAAAACCCTCTGAATACTTTTGGAACTTTGCCAAAGCGGAGAGACTTTGAGCTACGCTCAAAGATCCCTATATTAGGAGTTAACGATGGAAAAAGTAGTTGATTTGATTCGGGAGGTTAAGCAATCCCAAGAACAGCCTTTTTGTGCATACATTTACGATCTAGATGCTTTGAAGGAGCACGCTTCAGCAGTCGTGCGCCCACTGCCGGAAAATGTCCGGTTGTTTTACGCCATGAAGGCGAACTCGGAACGCCGAATTTTGCAGCAGTTAAAAGATGTCGTTCACGGCTTTGAAACCGCATCGATAGGTGAAATCATGAAGGCTAGAGAAGCGGATCCGCATATTCCCGTTATATTCGGCGGACCGGGCAAAACGGATGACGAACTAAGGGGAGCCATTGAACATAACGTCAAGTTGATTCATATCGAGAGTATCCATGAACTGCGGCGATTGGAATGGATCGCTGGAACGATGGAACGGCAAGTTTCCGTGCTTTTGCGGATGAATATAAATGGCCCTTTGCCTTCGGCTACCTTACAGATGGCCGGAACCCCAACGCAATTTGGTATACATGAAAGCGAAATAGAGTCTGTGCTGTTGCAAGCTGCCTCTTGTGCGCATGTGAATATAGAAGGATTTCACCTGCACTGCATCTCTAATCAACTGGATGCGGAGAAGCATGTCGAGTTGATGGATGTTTATTTCACGAAAGTGAAGGAATGGGAACAAGCCTACCGGCTTCAAGTTTCCTATATCAATGTAGGCGGTGGCATTGGGGTCAATTATTCGAACCTGCAAGCACAATTTCAATGGGATACCTTTGTGAATGGATTGAAGCAATGTATCGATCGGCATCAGTTTCACAATAAGACGATTTTATTTGAATGCGGCCGATATATCGCTGCTTCCTGCGGATATTATGCGGTCGAAGTGCTGGATATCAAAGAGAATCATGGAAAAACTTTCGTTATCGTTCGAGGCGGCACGCACCATTTCCGTCTACCCGTGTCTTGGCAGCACAGTCATCCTTTTCAAGTAGTTCCTATCGAGAATTGGAAATATCCGTTTAAACGAAAAGAACTGACAGATGATAGCGTTACGATTGTCGGGCAGCTTTGCACCCCAAAAGACGTATTAGCCAAAGATGTGCGTTTAGACAGATTAAGAATCGGCGACGTGATTGTATTTGTATACGCCGGGGCATACGGTTGGTCGATTTCGCATCACGATTTTTTGAGCCATCCGCATCCGGAACACATCTATGTAAGCCAAACGACGCCTATCCCTGTTGGAAGGTAGGTTGATGTCATCATGCTCGGAGCTTCACGACAAATAGGAATAGACTTGATGAATGCGATATTAGCGGAAAATGTGTTTGGCATTCTGGAAAAGATGGAAATCATGAGAACGGCTCCTTTTACGATATCCGTATTTGATCATTTGGATCGGGGAGACGTATGTTTTATCAAAATTCCATTGGAATCGGAGCATCATTATATTGTATTTCCTGCCGTTTCTACTTGCCTCCTTCCCTACCAATTAGGTTCGTGGGAAGTGATTGAGGTTGATCGGGATAACAACGGAAACACACAAACAAGGCATCTTGATCCACCAACGTTAATGTGGTTGCTCAGCTCGCTCGCTGCCGAAAAAAAGGGGATCTCCTATCCAAATTTGGAGCCGTTTATCGCGGATCTTCAGCTGGCTGAGGAACAAACTAGTTTGTCTATGGAAGCGTATCGAAACTATGTGTCGAATCGCCGGCCAGCTCTGTCCCGTTTCATTGATGCGGAGCAGTGGTCATCATTCCGTGACCGCCCCTTTCACCCTACGTCAAGAATAAAAAGAGGCTGGGATGCGGAGGAATACCGTACGTATGGCGCAGAATTTCATCAAACGCTCACCATGAAGTGGGTGGCGGTAAGGCGGGATTATGTGTTAAGCGGACAGACCGTTCCTGAGCAATCGCCAGATGGTTATCTGCTATCGCCAAATGAGCAAGAACAGATAACGGGGGCAATGGAACGATGCGGAATTTCCAGAAATGACTACGTCGCTTTCCCGGTACATCCATGGCAAATGAAATCCGTATTATTACGAGAGTTTGGTCAGGAGTTCAGCAATCAAATATGTGTGCCCTTACCTGTACAAATCGGTGACTACGTGCCGACATCCTCGGTACGCTCCCTTGCTCCTATGCATGGCGGCGAAGATCACTTGAAGCTTCCGTTAGGTATTGTTTCGCTTGGTGCGGTGCGGTATTTACCGGCTTTGTACATGATTAACGGAGAGAAGGCCCAACGTTTATTGGAGGAAGCAAAGCGTTCGGATCCTCATCTTGCAGAACGCCTGCACCTGTGTGATGAGACGAAATGGTGGGCTTATCATCCGCATGAAGCTGACTTCTTCGATGATCGCCCGCGCCATCTTTCCTGTTTGATCCGAAATTATCCGCAAACGTTCATGGCGGATGATTCGGTACAATGTTTACCGATGTCCGCTTTTGCAGTCGTTGATCCCGAGAGAACGTTTCATATCTTGGATGATTTATTGGTGAATCAAGGGGATGTCGAGAAAGATCAAATCGTCACTTTCTTTAAACAGGTATGCGATCGTTTTTTCTGTGTTGTATTACGTCTCCTGCGCTGCGGCATATTACCGGAAATTCACGGGCAAAATGTCATGCTCGTTATCAAGCACGGTCGAATTGAAGGCTTATTATTGCGTGATTTGGATACAACCAGACTTTATCTTCCTTGGGTAACCCAGGCTGGGCTTCAAGATCCTGGCTATATCGTCAATGCCAACCGCGCAAATTCGTTATACAACAGCACACCTGAGGAGTTGTTATTTTACTTACAGTCTCTTGGTATACAGGTAAATCTGTGTTCGATTATGGATGCATGTTCTCAGCGATATCGCATTTCCGAATGGGATTTATGGGATGTGTTGAAAGAAAGTTTAGAATTTCATGTAAAGGGAGCGGGCTTTACTGAGCCGCAGCGCATCTTGATCGAGGATATCCTTTTTCACAGGGAAACTTGGCCTTACAAATTGTGCATAACCCCTTTGCTCGAACAGCAGGGTGGTGCGGTCGGCAGTATGCCGTCAGGCAAAGGCACATTGACCAATCCGTTCCTGATCGTTGGAGAGCTGATGCGATGATGGACGAAAACCGGTGGAAGCTCAATTTTCGCATGCTCTGGAGCGGGCATTTTCTCTCTGTGGTAAGCCTGACCATGATTGTGCCTTTATTGCCTTTTTATATGAAGGATTTAGGGGTTTCGGAAACATCCGATAATTTGTTCTGGAGCGGCCTTGCGCTCTCCGCACCGGCAGTTTCCTATATGGTTGCAGCGCCGTTGTGGGGAAGGTTAGGGGACCGATGGGGAAGAAAGCGGATGGTTGTCCGGGCTCTGATCGGTTTATCGGGCGCATTAATTCTAATGGGGTTCGTTCAAACCCCCCTTCAATTATTAATCGTTCGTCTGTTTCAAGGAGCGTTTGGCGGAGTCGTCGACGCAGGTGCAGCTTTTGTAGGTTCTCAAGCGCCGGAAGCCGTTCGCGGCAAAGTATTCGGCAAGCTGGAGGGTGCCGTCGCCGCCGGCTCGTTGGCCGGACCGCTCATTGGCGGATTGCTCGTCGGCATGTTAGGGTTTCAAGCGGTATTGTTGACGATGGGAGGCTTGCTGATCCTTTTGTCCCTTCTAATTATGGCATTCCTTCGTGAGGATCGCGGACATCGTGTTCAGCATGCAACCGGATATAGCGGCCGTAACTTGCTTCAATCCTTAACAGACTTACTGGTTCACCGTAAAATCAGATCTTTCCTGTTTGTAGGCTTGTGCGCAAATGTGGGTGTGTATGGACTCGTTATCGTATTTGCCCAGTTTCTGGAAGGAATTGTTCTTCCGGAGAATGCCGCCGCGTGGGTTGGTGTGAGTCAAGCGCTAACATGGGGCGCAGGCTGGTTAAGTTCTTCTTGGTGGGGCAGGCGAAATGACGGATATCCTGTGGAAAAGAACTTCTTCTGGGCATCGCTTGGCTGCGGTGTTTCGATTATGCTCCAGCCGTTATGCAATCAGATCGAATGGATCTTAGTTCTGCGATTGGTTCAAGGATTTTGCTTCAGCGCATTAATCCAGTCTGTCTTTTTCGTAGTTTCAAGAGCATCTTTGGAGGAAAATCGCGGATTTCGAATGGGTCTGACAAGCAGTGTGTTAGTTGTTGGACAAATATCGGGAGGAATGAGTGCAGCTTGGTTAGGCAGATTTGCGAATCTGGAGATGACGATGGCCGGTTTTGGATTTGTTTTTATTATTGCTGCAATGGTTATTCGGAGTCATAGAGACATTCCGCCGATCTCCGCACGCAGCCCTGTAAATGGAAAAATAGTAAAGGAGTAAGTATGGAACGGATCGTGAAACACATTCACCAATTGAAAGATTATCATCCGCAGCTTCCGGTTTGCGCATTCTTATACGATCTCGAGCGCTTACAAGAGCATGTGCGCAAATGGAAGAGCCAATTGCCTCCCCCTTATCGTTTTTATTATGCGATCAAAGCCAATTCAGAGGCAGCCATTTTGAAAGCATTAGCGCCGATTGTTGACGGATTTGAAGTTGCCTCTATAGGAGAGGTTTGCAAAGTAAGAGCTGTAGATAAGGATATTCCTATTATTTTCGGCGGTCCGGGTAAAACTGATGGAGAACTCGAAGGTGCTATTGATCAGGAAGTAAGTTTGATTCATGTTGAAAGTTTCCATGAAGTAGAACGGCTCGCATGGATTGCTTTGAGACGCCAAACCAAGGTGGATATCTTATTACGAGTAAATCTAAAGGGGCCTTTACCCGTCGGGACACTGCAGATGGCGGGAGTGCCTACGCAATTCGGAGTTGATGAAAGCCAAATAGACGAGGCTTTCGAGTTTATCCGAAAATTCCCCCAGCTCAGGTTAAAAGGTTTTCATTTGCATTCTTTATCCAATAACCTTGATGACTGTAAGCACGCGGAATTGATCGCGTATTATCTTGACCGATTTCAATTCTGGAAACGAAAATACAGGTTGAATGTGACCATTTTAAATGTGGGCGGGGGCATTGGCGTTAATTATGAACGAATAGATAAACAGTTCTTAGCCACCTCTTTTACTTCGCAATTGGTGCAGCAACTAAACGGCATAGCGGCAGACATACCGACTTCCATTCTGTTCGAGTGCGGCCGGTATTCCGTCGCCTCCTGCGGATATTACGCTGTTGAAGTATTGGATATCAGGGAGAAAGAGGGAACTACATTTGTTGTAATTGCAGGCGGGTTGCATCATTTTCTGCTCCCTGGGGCTTGGAAGCACAATCATCCGTTTGAAGTTTTGTCGATCGATCGTTGGTCGTATCCATTTCCGCGGGGAGGGACTCAGAATTCCCCTGTCACGATTGTCGGCAGGATGAACAGCCACAAGGACGTCTTGGCGCGTGACGTGTTCGTTCCAAATGTACGCATAGGGGATGTCATCGTCTTTACTTATGCAGGGGCATACGGGTGGTCGATTTCCGCTCATGATTTTAGCAGTCTTAAGCATCCGGATCATATATTTATCGAGTAAATGTCCATGCTTACGTAGAAAGCTTTCCTACGGAAAGCTCTAAGGAGGGCCACTATGCTTCGAACTAATCGTCTGAAACAAAAATTGCGGGAAGGAAAGGAAGTATTCGGGCTGTTCTGTTCCATCCCTTCGCCAGTTGTGGTAGAAATGATCGGTTTAGCCGGTTATGATTTCGTCATTATTGACACAGAACACGTACTGATCAATCCCGAGACTATAGAGCATATGATTCGTGCGGCGGAAGCTGTTGATCTGACCGCTTTGGTCAGAGTACCGGAGGCTGATGCCGGAGCGATTCTTCGTGCTTTGGACGGCGGTGCTTACGGTATCGTCGTTCCGCATATTGAAAGCATAGAACAGGCAGAATTTATTGTGAAAGCGAGCCGTTATTTCCCGCAAGGGGAACGGAGTTTAAACGGCGGACGCCCAGGTGCGTTCGGTAAAAACAGTCTTCTCGCGTATATGAGTAGAGCCAATGATGAAATCATGGTGATCCCGATGATAGAAAGCAAACAAGGCGTTGAACGGATTGAGGAAATTGTAAGTGTCGAAGGTATAGATATGATTATGGTAGGTACGGCCGATCTTTCGCAATCGTACGGAGTACCCTGGCAAACACAACATGAAGTTGTGAGAAAAGCAGTGCGAACCGTCTGTTCCTCAGCGGTTAAGAAGGACATCCCATTTTGTGCAATTCCCCGAAAACTTGACGAAATGGATGAGTGGCGAGAATCGGATGTTAAAGCTTATGTGCTCAGTGACGAGAGAGGCATTGCTTTTCGGGCGCTTCAAGACCACTTAAACAAATATGTGAAGGAAATGAAAATTAAGATTATTTGACATCTTAATTGATAACGATTATCATAATCAATGAGAGTTTTATCTTATTTGATCAGGAGATTGTGAATATGCTCCCCTTTGATTCAACCGTTTTGCATAATAGCCATAACATCGTCTTCGGAAGCGGCAGTAATCCTGAATCCGGTTCCTGTTTGGAGGATGAGATCGAGTTTGTTCACCTCATGGAGGATTTTGGGGATTTCATGAAATCACCTGCCCCGAAGGTGACCGGTTCGTTATTTGCCAAAAGGTACTGCTCGTTAATTGCCGGCGCTGTCCATACATATATGCATCACCAATACGGCCTCGACCTGTCGTTGCCAAACGTAAGGGTTGTCGTTGGAGAGGAAGGGATTCATTATCGGATTGTAGATTCCGGTGAATTTCAACAGCTTCAACAACTGCAAACACGTGAACAGAGAAGAGAACTCTACTTCCGGCATTTGTTTTCGGACAACGTATGCCGTGTCTTTGAACGGACAGAGAGGTACACTGGCATACAGGAATCCAATTTATGGGCAACTTTATCGTACAATCTCACATACTGGAAAGAGGAATGGATTCATCAAGCTCAGTCACTGTGGTTAAGAGAACGAATTGAAGAAGATTACCGCTTTATGATGGAAGAAGCGAATCACCTGTGGTTCCGGGAGAAAACGGTAAATCCGCTTATACACAGTTTTCGTCAAGTTATAGTTCCTTGTTATAACGATCGGCATATTTTGCTGCGTGAAAAGTGTTGTTTGAATTACTGTCTGCCAGGCGGAGACCGCTACTGCTACACATGTCCGCTAATTACTGATGAGCGGCGCATCGAGAAGTACTTAGCCGTACATGATATCGGGTGACAAGAACATTATCCCATTACAATCCGCTTAAATTGCGGTTTTTTTTATCTCATTCCCGACAAGGCCATGATAAATTCATAGGAATTCTTCTCAATGGACCAGTCGCTCAACGGGGATCTGTGAGGTCTCCGAGAAAACCGGTATTCCGATTACGACCATCCGCCACTGGGAAAAAGCCGGGCTGCTCCGAATTCCACGAAGGGAGGGGAATTGGTACCGGTTTTTCGACCATCTATTGTACAACGAGCTGGATACTGCAGATATTTCGATATGTAACGAAGAAATAGGCTGGTCCGAAATGGATCATCCTATTTTCTTTGTTAGAGTCCCGAATGTGATCCACATAAGGCAATGGCTTCATTAAGTAAATCGAGAAGATCTGGGTCCGTAGTCGTATTCCTTCCAACTTGTTCGAGGACGATAGCCTGCTCAATAAATACAAGATATTTCCATACATCC is drawn from Paenibacillus sp. V4I7 and contains these coding sequences:
- a CDS encoding MerR family DNA-binding transcriptional regulator, coding for MCEVSEKTGIPITTIRHWEKAGLLRIPRREGNWYRFFDHLLYNELDTADISICNEEIGWSEMDHPIFFVRVPNVIHIRQWLH
- a CDS encoding type III PLP-dependent enzyme → MEKVVDLIREVKQSQEQPFCAYIYDLDALKEHASAVVRPLPENVRLFYAMKANSERRILQQLKDVVHGFETASIGEIMKAREADPHIPVIFGGPGKTDDELRGAIEHNVKLIHIESIHELRRLEWIAGTMERQVSVLLRMNINGPLPSATLQMAGTPTQFGIHESEIESVLLQAASCAHVNIEGFHLHCISNQLDAEKHVELMDVYFTKVKEWEQAYRLQVSYINVGGGIGVNYSNLQAQFQWDTFVNGLKQCIDRHQFHNKTILFECGRYIAASCGYYAVEVLDIKENHGKTFVIVRGGTHHFRLPVSWQHSHPFQVVPIENWKYPFKRKELTDDSVTIVGQLCTPKDVLAKDVRLDRLRIGDVIVFVYAGAYGWSISHHDFLSHPHPEHIYVSQTTPIPVGR
- a CDS encoding IucA/IucC family protein, producing MNAILAENVFGILEKMEIMRTAPFTISVFDHLDRGDVCFIKIPLESEHHYIVFPAVSTCLLPYQLGSWEVIEVDRDNNGNTQTRHLDPPTLMWLLSSLAAEKKGISYPNLEPFIADLQLAEEQTSLSMEAYRNYVSNRRPALSRFIDAEQWSSFRDRPFHPTSRIKRGWDAEEYRTYGAEFHQTLTMKWVAVRRDYVLSGQTVPEQSPDGYLLSPNEQEQITGAMERCGISRNDYVAFPVHPWQMKSVLLREFGQEFSNQICVPLPVQIGDYVPTSSVRSLAPMHGGEDHLKLPLGIVSLGAVRYLPALYMINGEKAQRLLEEAKRSDPHLAERLHLCDETKWWAYHPHEADFFDDRPRHLSCLIRNYPQTFMADDSVQCLPMSAFAVVDPERTFHILDDLLVNQGDVEKDQIVTFFKQVCDRFFCVVLRLLRCGILPEIHGQNVMLVIKHGRIEGLLLRDLDTTRLYLPWVTQAGLQDPGYIVNANRANSLYNSTPEELLFYLQSLGIQVNLCSIMDACSQRYRISEWDLWDVLKESLEFHVKGAGFTEPQRILIEDILFHRETWPYKLCITPLLEQQGGAVGSMPSGKGTLTNPFLIVGELMR
- a CDS encoding HpcH/HpaI aldolase/citrate lyase family protein — protein: MLRTNRLKQKLREGKEVFGLFCSIPSPVVVEMIGLAGYDFVIIDTEHVLINPETIEHMIRAAEAVDLTALVRVPEADAGAILRALDGGAYGIVVPHIESIEQAEFIVKASRYFPQGERSLNGGRPGAFGKNSLLAYMSRANDEIMVIPMIESKQGVERIEEIVSVEGIDMIMVGTADLSQSYGVPWQTQHEVVRKAVRTVCSSAVKKDIPFCAIPRKLDEMDEWRESDVKAYVLSDERGIAFRALQDHLNKYVKEMKIKII
- a CDS encoding IucA/IucC family C-terminal-domain containing protein, whose amino-acid sequence is MLPFDSTVLHNSHNIVFGSGSNPESGSCLEDEIEFVHLMEDFGDFMKSPAPKVTGSLFAKRYCSLIAGAVHTYMHHQYGLDLSLPNVRVVVGEEGIHYRIVDSGEFQQLQQLQTREQRRELYFRHLFSDNVCRVFERTERYTGIQESNLWATLSYNLTYWKEEWIHQAQSLWLRERIEEDYRFMMEEANHLWFREKTVNPLIHSFRQVIVPCYNDRHILLREKCCLNYCLPGGDRYCYTCPLITDERRIEKYLAVHDIG
- a CDS encoding MFS transporter, which codes for MMDENRWKLNFRMLWSGHFLSVVSLTMIVPLLPFYMKDLGVSETSDNLFWSGLALSAPAVSYMVAAPLWGRLGDRWGRKRMVVRALIGLSGALILMGFVQTPLQLLIVRLFQGAFGGVVDAGAAFVGSQAPEAVRGKVFGKLEGAVAAGSLAGPLIGGLLVGMLGFQAVLLTMGGLLILLSLLIMAFLREDRGHRVQHATGYSGRNLLQSLTDLLVHRKIRSFLFVGLCANVGVYGLVIVFAQFLEGIVLPENAAAWVGVSQALTWGAGWLSSSWWGRRNDGYPVEKNFFWASLGCGVSIMLQPLCNQIEWILVLRLVQGFCFSALIQSVFFVVSRASLEENRGFRMGLTSSVLVVGQISGGMSAAWLGRFANLEMTMAGFGFVFIIAAMVIRSHRDIPPISARSPVNGKIVKE
- a CDS encoding type III PLP-dependent enzyme; its protein translation is MERIVKHIHQLKDYHPQLPVCAFLYDLERLQEHVRKWKSQLPPPYRFYYAIKANSEAAILKALAPIVDGFEVASIGEVCKVRAVDKDIPIIFGGPGKTDGELEGAIDQEVSLIHVESFHEVERLAWIALRRQTKVDILLRVNLKGPLPVGTLQMAGVPTQFGVDESQIDEAFEFIRKFPQLRLKGFHLHSLSNNLDDCKHAELIAYYLDRFQFWKRKYRLNVTILNVGGGIGVNYERIDKQFLATSFTSQLVQQLNGIAADIPTSILFECGRYSVASCGYYAVEVLDIREKEGTTFVVIAGGLHHFLLPGAWKHNHPFEVLSIDRWSYPFPRGGTQNSPVTIVGRMNSHKDVLARDVFVPNVRIGDVIVFTYAGAYGWSISAHDFSSLKHPDHIFIE